The Pelodiscus sinensis isolate JC-2024 chromosome 30, ASM4963464v1, whole genome shotgun sequence genome has a window encoding:
- the LOC102445490 gene encoding olfactory receptor 10D3-like, producing MGQVNHTVVTHFILLGIPNTDGLQTILFFTFLAFYLCTLVGNLLILSAIFGDPRLHTPMYFFLCNLAVLDLAFSSVSIPKLLAILWEKNRIISLGGCMAQVFFFHLMGSTETLLYTVMAYDRYVAICHPLRYLLIMNWRVCTLLAAGSWISSSFHATILTSLTFTLPYCKSNVVDYFFCDIFPVAKLACADTYVLQTVTFTNTSMVPVTCFLLILASYVRIVYSIVKMNSAEGRRKAASTCTSHLVVVTLFFGPSALIYTQPQLNMVIVTAVELFGSVVTPMLNPAIYTLRNKEVKAALRKLTWGQTPAH from the coding sequence ATGGGGCAGGTCAACCACACGGTGGTGACTCATTTCATCCTTTTAGGGATCCCCAACACCGATGGCCTCCAGACCATCCTCTTCTTCACCTTCTTAGCCTTCTACCTCTGCACCCTGGTGGGCAACCTGCTCATTTTATCAGCCATTTTCGGCGACCCAcgcctgcacacccccatgtactttttcctctgtAACCTCGCCGTGCTAGACCTTGCATTCTCTTCTGTTAGCATCCCCAAATTGCTGGCCATCCTCTGGGAGAAGAACAGAATAATCTCGCTGGGCGGGTGTATGGCCCAGGTCTTCTTCTTCCACTTGATGGGCAGCACTGAGACTCTGCTCTACACAgtcatggcctacgaccggtacgtggccatctgccacccgctgCGCTACTTGCTCATCATGAACTGGCGGGTGTGCACTCTCCTGGCTGCCGGCTCCTGGATCTCCAGCTCCTTCCATGCCACCATCCTCACCAGCCTGACCTTCACACTGCCCTACTGCAAGTCCAATGTGGTGGACTATTTCTTCTGTGACATCTTCCCGGTGGCTAAGCTGGCCTGCGCGGACACATATGTCCTTCAAACCGTCACTTTCACCAACACAAGCATGGTGCCTGTGACCTGCTTCCTCCTCATCCTTGCGTCCTACGTCCGCATAGTCTACTCCATCGTGAAGATGAACTCAGCCGAAGGGCGCCGCAAAGCAGCCTCCACTTGTACCTCCCATCTGGTGGTGGTGACGCTGTTCTTCGGGCCCAGTGCCCTGATCTACACCCAGCCCCAGCTGAACATGGTGATAGTGACTGCTGTGGAGCTGTTTGGCTCTGTGGTGACACCTATGCTGAACCCAGCCATCTACACCCTGCGCAATAAGGAGGTGAAAGCGGCTCTGAGAAAACTGACCTGGGGTCAGACCCCTGCACATTGA